From a single Nocardioides panacis genomic region:
- the nhaA gene encoding Na+/H+ antiporter NhaA — MLSRGSWAETSRVTELLRQETVGGALLLVAAVVALVWANSPWESAYTSLKELTVGPAALHLDLSLASWSADGLLAIFFFVAGLEVKREFVAGDLREPRRAAIPVLAAVGGMAVPAVVYVLVNLVAGSVALQGWAIPTATDIAFAVAVLAVISTHLPAALRTFLLTLAVVDDLLAITVIALFYTRALEPLWLLLALVPIAAFGVLVQRRVRSWWLLLPLAFVAWALVHASGVHATVAGVLLALTVPVARSQAAGGPEAGPGMAEHLEHRLRPVSAGFAVPVFALFAAGVTVGGLTGLREALTDPVALGIVAGLVVGKAVGIFCSTYLLSRFTRAELDDGLSWIDVFGLAVLAGIGFTVSLLIGELAFGPTSLRDDHVKIGVLVGSVVAAVLATVVLRARNRVYRAICVDEERDDDADGIPDVYQS, encoded by the coding sequence CTGCTCAGCCGCGGCTCGTGGGCCGAGACCTCCCGCGTCACCGAGCTGCTGCGCCAGGAGACGGTCGGCGGCGCGCTGCTGCTGGTCGCCGCCGTGGTCGCGCTGGTCTGGGCCAACTCGCCCTGGGAGTCGGCCTACACCTCGCTGAAGGAGCTCACGGTCGGGCCCGCGGCGCTGCACCTCGACCTGAGCCTGGCCTCCTGGTCGGCCGACGGCCTGCTGGCGATCTTCTTCTTCGTCGCGGGGCTCGAGGTGAAGCGCGAGTTCGTGGCCGGCGACCTGCGCGAGCCGCGCCGCGCCGCCATCCCGGTGCTCGCTGCGGTCGGCGGGATGGCCGTCCCCGCGGTGGTCTACGTGCTGGTGAACCTGGTCGCCGGGTCGGTGGCCCTGCAGGGCTGGGCGATCCCGACCGCCACGGACATCGCCTTCGCGGTCGCGGTGCTCGCGGTGATCAGCACCCACCTGCCGGCGGCCCTGCGCACGTTCCTGCTCACCCTCGCGGTCGTCGACGACCTGCTCGCGATCACGGTGATCGCGCTGTTCTACACGCGTGCACTGGAGCCGTTGTGGCTGCTGCTCGCCCTCGTCCCGATCGCCGCCTTCGGGGTCCTCGTGCAGCGTCGGGTGCGGTCCTGGTGGCTGCTCCTCCCCCTCGCCTTCGTCGCCTGGGCGCTGGTGCACGCCTCGGGCGTGCACGCGACGGTCGCCGGGGTGCTGCTGGCCCTCACGGTGCCGGTCGCCCGCAGCCAGGCGGCCGGCGGCCCCGAGGCCGGTCCGGGGATGGCCGAGCACCTCGAGCACCGGCTGCGGCCGGTCTCCGCCGGGTTCGCGGTGCCGGTCTTCGCGCTGTTCGCGGCCGGCGTCACCGTGGGCGGGCTCACCGGGCTCCGGGAGGCCCTGACCGACCCGGTCGCCCTCGGCATCGTCGCCGGCCTGGTGGTCGGCAAGGCGGTGGGGATCTTCTGCTCGACGTACCTGCTGTCCCGCTTCACCCGCGCCGAGCTCGATGACGGGCTGTCCTGGATCGACGTCTTCGGCCTGGCGGTGCTGGCCGGCATCGGGTTCACCGTGTCCCTGCTGATCGGGGAGCTCGCCTTCGGGCCGACGAGCCTGCGCGACGACCATGTGAAGATCGGCGTGCTCGTCGGGTCCGTCGTCGCCGCCGTGCTGGCGACCGTCGTGCTGCGTGCCCGCAACCGGGTCTACCGGGCGATCTGCGTGGACGAGGAGCGCGACGACGACGCCGACGGCATCCCGGACGTCTACCAGTCCTGA
- a CDS encoding DUF1918 domain-containing protein: MKAAVGDRLVVHSVHVDGPVRDGEIVEVRGPDGLPPYVVEWSDTGHQSLYFPGADATVEHFVGQE, translated from the coding sequence ATGAAGGCAGCAGTAGGCGACCGTCTGGTGGTGCACAGCGTGCACGTCGACGGTCCGGTGCGCGACGGCGAGATCGTCGAGGTGCGGGGACCCGACGGGCTGCCGCCGTACGTCGTCGAGTGGTCGGACACCGGGCACCAGTCGCTGTACTTCCCCGGCGCGGACGCCACCGTCGAGCACTTCGTCGGGCAGGAGTGA